Proteins encoded together in one Deinococcus irradiatisoli window:
- a CDS encoding pyridoxal phosphate-dependent aminotransferase: MPQLHARTALSAESIFSQMSRLAVQHGAINLGQGFPSSPPPAFLLGAARSAVGSVDQYSAPLGLLNLREAVAHDLNVQPQQVVITCGATEAMFALAQTLYGPGDEVIALEPVFDIYAPQAQMVGASYVGVPMSLDSSGWQLDLDALRRAVTPRTRALIVNSPFNPTGSVFSEAELQQLVDLARQHDFWLISDEVYDELYYGAAPVSLRTLAPERTFTVGSAGKRLEATGWRVGWILTPPGLAPEVAGLHQWTTFCAPAPLQSAVASALLEARQSGFYTELRASYRARMERLALGLTRLGAEVFTPQGTYFLTARLPGVSAERLVVEGGVAVIPLAAFYKQCPAPADMLRLAFCKSEAEIMEALERLERFLGR; the protein is encoded by the coding sequence ATGCCCCAACTTCACGCCCGCACCGCGCTGTCGGCCGAGAGTATCTTCTCGCAGATGAGCCGCCTGGCCGTTCAGCACGGCGCCATCAACCTCGGCCAGGGGTTTCCCAGCAGCCCGCCGCCCGCGTTCCTGCTCGGCGCAGCGCGGTCGGCGGTGGGCAGCGTCGATCAGTACTCCGCTCCCCTGGGCCTCCTCAATCTGCGCGAAGCGGTGGCGCACGACCTCAACGTGCAGCCCCAGCAGGTGGTGATCACCTGCGGCGCCACCGAGGCGATGTTCGCGCTGGCGCAAACGCTCTACGGCCCCGGCGACGAGGTCATCGCCCTGGAGCCGGTCTTCGATATCTATGCACCGCAGGCCCAGATGGTGGGGGCTTCCTATGTGGGCGTGCCGATGAGCCTCGACAGCTCCGGCTGGCAGCTGGACCTGGACGCGCTGCGCCGGGCGGTGACGCCGCGCACCCGCGCCCTGATCGTCAACAGTCCCTTCAATCCCACCGGCAGCGTCTTCAGCGAGGCCGAGCTGCAACAACTGGTAGACCTGGCCCGCCAGCACGACTTCTGGCTGATCTCCGACGAGGTCTACGACGAGCTGTATTACGGCGCCGCGCCGGTCTCGCTGCGGACCCTGGCCCCCGAACGCACCTTCACAGTGGGCAGCGCCGGCAAGCGGCTGGAAGCGACCGGCTGGCGTGTCGGCTGGATCTTGACGCCGCCGGGCCTGGCTCCCGAGGTGGCGGGCCTGCACCAGTGGACGACCTTCTGCGCGCCCGCGCCGCTTCAGTCGGCGGTGGCCTCGGCGCTGCTCGAGGCCCGGCAGAGCGGCTTTTACACCGAGCTGCGCGCAAGTTACCGCGCCCGCATGGAGCGGCTGGCCTTGGGCCTGACCCGCCTGGGCGCCGAGGTGTTCACGCCGCAAGGCACCTATTTCCTGACCGCCCGGCTGCCGGGGGTGAGCGCCGAGCGCCTGGTGGTCGAGGGCGGCGTGGCGGTCATTCCGCTGGCGGCTTTCTACAAGCAGTGCCCGGCTCCGGCCGACATGCTGCGGCTGGCTTTCTGCAAATCCGAGGCGGAAATCATGGAAGCGCTGGAGCGGCTGGAGCGGTTCCTGGGCCGGTAG
- a CDS encoding argininosuccinate synthase yields MTQPATTAPPTADTAKPKIVLAYSGGLDTSIILKWLQTERGYDVVCFTADLGQGDEVEEARLKALKTGAVAAYALDLREEFVRDYVFPMFRSSALYEGYYLLGTSIARPLIAKKMVEIAEKEGAVAVSHGATGKGNDQVRFEMTAYALKPDIVTVAPWRDWDFQGRADLEAFAREHQIPVPTTQKDPWSTDANMLHISFEGGILEDPWAEPPAHMFKLTVSPEDAPNEAEYVEVDFVNGDPVAINGEALSPAALLTKANEIGGRNGVGRIDLVENRFVGMKSRGVYETPGGTLLYHARRAVESLTLDREVLHQRDALGVKYAELVYNGFWFAPEREALQVYIDHVAQSVTGTARLKLYKGNCLVVGRKAERSLYDKDLVSFEAGGDYNQHDAGAFIKLNALRMRVQARVDAKAAQKG; encoded by the coding sequence ATGACGCAACCTGCAACGACCGCCCCACCGACTGCCGACACCGCCAAGCCGAAAATCGTGCTGGCCTATTCCGGCGGCCTCGACACCTCGATCATCCTCAAGTGGCTGCAAACCGAGCGCGGCTACGACGTGGTGTGCTTCACCGCCGATCTGGGGCAGGGCGACGAGGTCGAGGAAGCCCGCCTCAAGGCGCTCAAGACCGGTGCGGTGGCGGCCTACGCGCTGGATCTGCGCGAGGAGTTCGTGCGCGACTACGTGTTCCCGATGTTCCGGTCCTCGGCGCTGTACGAGGGGTATTACCTGCTGGGCACCAGCATCGCCCGCCCGCTGATCGCCAAGAAGATGGTGGAGATCGCCGAGAAGGAAGGCGCGGTGGCGGTGTCGCACGGCGCGACCGGCAAGGGCAACGACCAGGTGAGGTTCGAGATGACCGCCTACGCCCTCAAGCCCGACATCGTGACGGTGGCCCCCTGGCGCGACTGGGACTTCCAGGGCCGCGCCGATCTGGAGGCGTTCGCCCGTGAGCACCAGATTCCGGTGCCCACCACCCAGAAAGACCCCTGGAGCACCGACGCCAACATGCTGCACATCAGTTTCGAGGGCGGCATTCTGGAAGACCCCTGGGCCGAGCCGCCCGCCCACATGTTCAAGCTGACCGTCAGTCCCGAGGACGCGCCGAACGAGGCCGAATACGTCGAAGTGGACTTCGTGAACGGCGATCCGGTGGCGATCAACGGCGAGGCGCTCAGTCCGGCGGCGCTCCTGACCAAAGCCAACGAGATCGGGGGGCGAAACGGGGTCGGCCGCATCGACCTGGTGGAAAACCGCTTCGTGGGCATGAAGTCGCGCGGGGTGTACGAAACGCCCGGCGGCACGCTGCTCTACCACGCCCGCCGCGCCGTGGAAAGCCTGACCCTCGACCGCGAGGTGCTGCACCAGCGTGACGCCCTGGGCGTCAAGTACGCCGAACTGGTCTACAACGGCTTCTGGTTCGCGCCGGAACGCGAGGCCCTGCAGGTCTACATCGACCATGTGGCGCAGTCGGTCACTGGCACCGCCCGGCTCAAGCTGTACAAGGGCAACTGCCTGGTGGTGGGCCGCAAGGCCGAGCGCAGCCTCTACGACAAGGACCTGGTGAGTTTCGAGGCGGGCGGCGACTACAACCAGCACGACGCCGGGGCCTTTATCAAGCTCAACGCCCTCAGGATGCGGGTGCAGGCGCGGGTGGACGCTAAAGCCGCCCAGAAAGGCTGA
- a CDS encoding GNAT family N-acetyltransferase, which produces MELPQAAEVTLPPGYTLRRAEVADAALIAAQREAMFTDMGTEYRETVAQFAPWVERHLQAGTYVGWFVEQEAEVVAGAGLLLHDWSPHFLDPQPLRSYLQNVYTRPEHRGRGLARALTQTAIAETRRRGIRTLSLHASKFGRPLYEQLGFVATNEMRLVLDGPS; this is translated from the coding sequence ATGGAGTTGCCGCAGGCCGCCGAGGTGACGCTGCCGCCGGGCTACACGCTGCGCCGGGCCGAAGTCGCCGACGCCGCACTTATCGCCGCCCAGCGCGAGGCGATGTTCACCGACATGGGCACCGAATACCGTGAAACGGTGGCGCAGTTCGCGCCGTGGGTCGAGCGGCACCTGCAGGCGGGCACCTACGTCGGCTGGTTCGTCGAGCAGGAGGCCGAAGTGGTGGCGGGCGCGGGCCTGCTGCTGCACGACTGGTCGCCGCATTTTCTCGATCCGCAGCCGCTGCGCAGCTACCTGCAAAACGTGTACACCCGGCCCGAGCACCGGGGCCGGGGTCTGGCCCGCGCCCTGACGCAGACGGCCATCGCCGAGACGCGGCGCCGGGGCATTCGCACCCTCAGCCTGCACGCTTCCAAATTCGGCCGCCCGCTCTACGAGCAGCTGGGTTTTGTCGCCACCAACGAGATGAGGCTGGTGCTGGACGGTCCTTCGTGA
- a CDS encoding GNAT family N-acetyltransferase, giving the protein MTFDLRPAAPHDAFAFHAVMMAAGMDPRSSWIRTTPEDIARSLQLGGGFLAWAGEQALGCVSFRADGPHTLTLNKLATLPQARGRGIGRALVQAVEQVAEGGGYSRVLLAVSQYNPEVLPFYRRLGYQEDERAEYAFAHPGSPRPVVLVKFTPRPQETSA; this is encoded by the coding sequence GTGACGTTCGACCTGCGCCCGGCTGCGCCCCACGACGCTTTCGCCTTCCACGCGGTGATGATGGCGGCCGGCATGGACCCGCGTTCCAGCTGGATTCGCACGACGCCAGAGGACATTGCTCGCAGCCTGCAGCTCGGTGGCGGGTTTCTCGCCTGGGCAGGGGAGCAGGCGCTGGGCTGTGTAAGTTTTCGCGCCGACGGTCCGCACACCCTGACCCTCAACAAGCTGGCCACCTTGCCGCAGGCGCGGGGCCGGGGCATCGGGCGAGCGCTGGTGCAGGCGGTGGAACAGGTGGCCGAAGGGGGTGGGTACAGCCGGGTGCTGCTGGCGGTGTCGCAGTACAACCCCGAGGTGCTGCCGTTTTACCGGCGGCTCGGCTATCAGGAAGATGAACGCGCCGAGTACGCCTTCGCCCATCCAGGCAGCCCCCGGCCGGTGGTGCTCGTCAAGTTCACGCCCCGCCCGCAGGAGACTTCCGCATGA
- the argH gene encoding argininosuccinate lyase — MTSQTNDKKLWGGRFAEATDRLVELFNASVGFDQRLAEHDIRGSLAHVAMLGEVSILSAEEVAQIEAGLRDVLSDIRAGTFEWRLDREDVHMNVEAALRDRIGPVAGKLHTARSRNDQVAVDFRLFTKEAALDLASKTRALREVMLAEADKYLGRGEQDAVILPGYTHLQVAQPILLSHWFMAYVAMLERDEGRFRDAAERMDESPLGSSALAGTPWPIDRHATAAALGFARPTANSLDGVGSRDFALEFLSACAILSAHLSRLSEELILYSTFEFGFLTLPDSHTTGSSIMPQKKNPDVSELARGKAGRVFGNLMGLLTVVKGTPLAYNKDLQEDKEGVFDSYDTLSIVLRLYAEMLPKTVWHAEATKAAAARGYSTATDVADFLARQGVPFREAHEVVGGLVGVASRSGRQLWELTDDELRAAHTLLSAEIARQLTVEESVKNRLSYGGSAPQRVREAVDAAKAALDP, encoded by the coding sequence ATGACCAGCCAAACCAACGACAAGAAACTCTGGGGGGGCCGCTTCGCCGAGGCCACCGACCGTCTGGTCGAACTATTCAACGCCTCGGTGGGCTTCGATCAGCGCCTCGCCGAGCATGACATTCGCGGCTCGCTGGCCCACGTCGCCATGCTGGGCGAGGTCAGCATCCTCAGCGCCGAAGAAGTTGCCCAGATCGAGGCGGGCCTGCGGGACGTGCTCTCCGACATCCGCGCCGGCACCTTCGAGTGGCGGCTCGACCGCGAGGACGTGCACATGAACGTCGAAGCGGCCCTGCGCGACCGCATCGGGCCGGTGGCCGGCAAGCTGCACACCGCCCGCTCGCGCAACGATCAGGTGGCGGTCGATTTCCGGCTGTTTACCAAGGAAGCCGCCCTCGATCTGGCGAGTAAAACGCGGGCGCTGCGCGAAGTGATGCTCGCCGAAGCCGACAAGTACCTGGGCCGCGGCGAGCAAGACGCCGTGATTCTGCCCGGCTACACCCACCTGCAGGTGGCGCAGCCGATCCTGCTCTCGCACTGGTTCATGGCCTACGTGGCGATGCTGGAGCGCGACGAGGGCCGCTTTCGCGACGCCGCCGAGCGCATGGACGAATCACCCCTGGGCAGCTCGGCGCTGGCCGGCACCCCCTGGCCGATCGACCGCCACGCCACGGCGGCGGCGCTGGGCTTTGCCCGGCCCACCGCCAACAGCCTCGACGGGGTGGGCAGCCGGGATTTCGCGCTGGAATTTCTCTCGGCCTGCGCCATTCTCAGCGCCCACCTCTCGCGCCTGTCGGAAGAACTGATCCTGTACTCGACGTTCGAGTTCGGCTTCCTGACCTTGCCCGACTCGCACACCACCGGCTCTTCGATCATGCCGCAGAAGAAAAACCCGGATGTGTCGGAACTCGCCCGCGGCAAGGCTGGGCGGGTCTTCGGCAACCTGATGGGATTGCTGACGGTGGTCAAGGGTACGCCGCTGGCTTATAACAAGGACCTTCAGGAAGACAAGGAAGGGGTGTTCGACAGTTACGACACCTTATCTATCGTGCTGCGCCTGTACGCCGAGATGCTGCCCAAAACGGTCTGGCACGCCGAAGCGACCAAGGCCGCCGCCGCCCGGGGTTACAGCACCGCCACCGATGTGGCCGACTTCCTGGCGCGCCAGGGCGTGCCGTTTCGCGAAGCGCACGAGGTGGTGGGGGGGCTGGTCGGGGTCGCCTCGCGCAGCGGTCGGCAGCTCTGGGAGCTGACCGACGACGAATTGCGGGCCGCCCACACGCTGCTCAGCGCCGAGATCGCCCGGCAGTTGACGGTGGAGGAGAGCGTCAAGAACCGCCTGAGCTACGGCGGCAGCGCGCCTCAGCGGGTGCGCGAAGCGGTGGACGCGGCGAAGGCGGCGCTGGACCCGTGA